The following coding sequences are from one Biomphalaria glabrata chromosome 8, xgBioGlab47.1, whole genome shotgun sequence window:
- the LOC129927617 gene encoding uncharacterized protein LOC129927617 has protein sequence MPRPKGRRMLEKLNKARNVMLSDKLRGNSSRSRSSLDPASEGQRGASRSKLDRLSINTDVPSDLDLQETEQLWTIANTNQLTDLMSDALCPNCFQSSLTIRVIKDENMGFASKLKLCCRSSSCGYTKSKFSSPRIQKSNCSNVAFEINTKMVLYSHEIGKGFTSLQTFSSVLGISGISQRAFKDHDNKITDCEVESGEDMLYRTANAIRQAYAETDDDIREAIERGENPLIDISVSYDGTWQKRGFTSLYGVGVCIDLLTGLVVDFDIRSKYCHACHIQKAESMNATDLAVWKEQHDCCTNHHKSSKSMEQDSAVILWNRSVAKYNFRYVEMLSDGDSSAFKAVLESKPYADKAVTKLDCINHAHKRMGTALRKLAKESHLGGRGVGRLTEKKCDSLQNFYRGAIIDNIPDVSKMRNAVWAGLYHSMSTDTEHHHRQCPLGENSWCWYQQAISLGQDPDSHSNHKASTFLSLEVAHKLIPIYRRMSDESLLQRMAHGGTQNNNESLNAMIWTRCPKTSFMGLGRVKGSVARAVSIFNAGANELINVMNKMHIDVSYVTLNNLKKVNDKRIIQSDTTSQEDYRKRRKTVSLTRFEKVREELAKDGNVYGAGAH, from the exons atgcCTCGACCAAAGGGACGAAGAATGCTAGAGAAGCTCAATAAAGCCAGAAATGTTATGCTATCTGACAAGCTGCGTGGAAATTcctctaggtctaggtctagtttagatcCAGCATCAGAAGGACAACGTGGTGCATCCAGATCGAAATTAGACCGTCTTTCAATAAATACTGATGTTCCaagtgatctagatctacaagaaacAGAGCAATTATGGACTATTGCTAATACTAATCAGCTTACTGATTTGATGTCGGATGCATTATGCCCTAATTGTTTTCAGTCAAGTTTGACTATTAGAGTTATAAAAGATGAAAACATGGGGTTCGCATCAAAGTTGAAGTTatgttgtagatctagtagttgtGGATATACTAAATCAAAGTTTTCATCTCCAAGAATACAAAAAAGTAACTGTTCAAATGTTGCATTTGAAATAAACACCAAGATGGTTTTATACAGCCATGAGATAGGAAAGGGTTTCACTTCGCTGCAGACATTTAGCAGCGTCCTAGGAATTTCTGGAATCAGCCAGAGAGCCTTTAAAGACCATGATAATAAAATCACAG actGTGAAGTGGAATCTGGGGAAGACATGCTCTACCGCACAGCCAACGCCATACGTCAAGCTTATGCAGAGACGGATGATGACATTAGGGAAGCCATTGAACGAGGAGAAAACCCTTTGATTGACATTTCAGTCAGTTATGATGGGACCTGGCAAAAGCGAGGCTTTACATCGCTTTATGGTGTAGGTGTCTGCATCGATTTACTAACAGGTCTTGTTGTCGACTTCGATATTAGATCTAAGTACTGCCATGCATGCCACATACAGAAAGCTGAGAGCATGAACGCAACTGACCTCGCAGTTTGGAAAGAACAGCATGATTGCTGTACTAATCACCACAAATCCAGCAAGTCTATGGAACAGGACAGTGCTGTAATTCTGTGGAATCGTTCTGtggcaaaatataattttagataTGTGGAGATGCTGAGTGATGGAGATTCTTCTGCTTTTAAAGCTGTGCTTGAGTCTAAGCCATATGCTGATAAAGCTGTTACTAAACTTGACTGTATCAATCATGCCCATAAACGTATGGGGACAGCGCTTCGAAAACTTGCCAAAGAAAGCCATCTTGGTGGCAGAGGAGTTGGCaggttaacagaaaaaaaatgtgacagtTTGCAAAATTTTTATCGTGGTGCTATAATAGACAATATTCCAGATGTGTCCAAAATGAGGAATGCTGTTTGGGCAGGATTATACCACTCCATGTCTACAGATACTGAACACCATCATCGACAATGTCCATTAGGAGAAAATAGTTGGTGCTGGTACCAACAAGCGATTTCGTTGGGACAAGACCCTGACAGCCACTCTAATCATAAGGCATCAACATTTTTGTCTCTAGAGGTGGCTCACAAGCTAATTCCAATTTATCGAAGAATGTCAGATGAGTCCTTGCTTCAACGAATGGCTCATGGTGGTACTCAAAACAACAACGAAAGCCTTAATGCTATGATTTGGACGAGATGTCCTAAAACAAGTTTCATGGGACTTGGCAGAGTGAAAGGCAGTGTTGCTAGAGCTGTGTCAATATTTAATGCTGGCGCCAATGAATTAATTAACGTGATGAATAAGATGCATATTGATGTTTCTTATGtaacattaaataatttaaaaaaggtcaatgataaaagaattattcagtCTGACACTACTAGCCAAGAGgattatagaaaaagaagaaagactgTTTCTTTAACACGGTTTGAAAAAGTCAGAGAGGAATTGGCCAAAGATGGGAATGTATATGGTGCTGGTGCTCATTAG
- the LOC106051561 gene encoding uncharacterized protein LOC106051561 isoform X1 has protein sequence MPRIYIQKNMRKQWTTDAMAAAITAVRNKEMGYLKASKTFGVPRATLERKVKCIDAPLSEVVNVPLGRKPILSPHIEAELVSYITEMESRLFGVTCTDVRRMAYQLAKKNNIKTNFNIDNEMAGKDWLASFLTRHPQLSLQEEQCMQCVSCNKWWHTKCAAAESADIKMAKVQVAAFITTNVDSKSINESFLSSCSIMVSKLFYTDVQYVTLELQTNVTMMRAASIAPMLNLKLFHNSDKVDNSSKHDLAKQVASWFAKHLRIPEDRVLVLFIDTRLCNAE, from the exons atgCCACGAATATACATCCAGAAAAATATGAGAAAGCAGTGGACAACTGATGCAATGGCTGCAGCAATTACTGCAGTTAGAAACAAAGAAATGGGCTATTTAAAAGCCAGCAAAACTTTTGGTGTTCCTAGGGCAACTTTAGAGCGTAAGGTAAAATGCATTGATGCACCACTCAGTGAAGTGGTGAATGTTCCCTTAGGGAGAAAGCCAATATTGTCACCTCATATTGAAGCGGAATTAGTCAGTTATATAACTGAAATGGAGTCAAGACTGTTTGGTGTAACTTGCACTGATGTGCGAAGAATGGCTTATCAgctagctaaaaaaaacaatattaagaCAAATTTCAATATTGACAATGAAATGGCAGGCAAAGACTGGCTAGCATCATTTCTAACTAGGCACCCACAACTTTCTTTGCAAGAAGAACAATGTATGCAGTGTGTATCATGCAATAAATGGTGGCACACTAAATGCGCTGCGGCAGAATCAG CAGACATAAAAATGGCTAAAGTCCAGGTGGCAGCTTTCATCACCACAAATGTTGATAGTAAATCTATAAATGAAAGTTTTCTGTCATCTTGTTCCATTATGGTGTCCAAGCTGTTTTACACTGACGTTCAA TACGTCACACTAGAACTCCAGACCAATGTCACTATGATGAGGGCTGCGTCCATTGCTCCCATGCTTAATCTAAAGCTCTTCCACAACTCAGACAAGGTAGACAACTCTAGTAAACATGATCTGGCTAAGCAAGTAGCTAGCTGGTTCGCCAAGCATTTAAGGATACCAGAAGACAG GGTGCTGGTATTATTCATTGACACAAGGTTATGTAATGCAGAATGA
- the LOC106051560 gene encoding histidine--tRNA ligase, cytoplasmic-like isoform X2 — translation MMTFNLCCFHRHWLQKHVGSAIYNSLARTLCNKITAEVNKLVDLKKQLNEDGPKKFVLKTPKGTRDFSPEQMAIREGVFNNIIACFKRHGAETIDTPVFELKETLTGKYGEDSKLIYDLADQGGELLSLRYDLTVPFARYLAMNKVTNIKRYHIAKVYRRDNPAMNRGRFREFYQCDFDIAGQYDPMLPDAECIKIVVEILSSLDVGEFVVKVNHRKLLDGMFAACGVPDDKFRPICSSVDKLDKTFWDDVRSEMVDEKGLDPKSADMIGEYVRYKGGLELVKELLNDQNLKSQKNALEGLEDLKLLLTYCDSIGVTNKVIFDMSLARGLDYYTGVIYEAILTGHTVQLSDQTGEESVGVGSVAGGGRYDGLVGMFDAKGKKVPCVGVSIGIERLFSIMEAKAQAAQTKIRTTETEVYVIAAQKNMVEERLKLTNALWDADIKTEQSYKKNTKMLSEFQFCEQRGIPLAVIIGQSEIESGVVKLKVIGSREEREVPRANMIEEIKNTLASIKVAKEQNNQKES, via the exons ATGATGACTTTCAACCTGTGTTGTTTTCATCGACATTGGCTACAAAAACATGTCGGCTCTGCTATCTACAATTCATTGGCACGGACTCTATGTAATAAG ATTACTGCTGAAGTTAACAAGCTAGTTGACCTAAAAAAGCAACTAAATGAAGATGGACCCAAGAAATTTGTACTCAAAACCCCAAAG GGTACAAGAGATTTTTCACCAGAGCAAATGGCAATACGAGAAGGTGTCTTCAACAACATCATAGCATGTTTTAAACGTCATGGTGCTGAAACTATAGACACACCAGTCTTTGAGCTCAAG gaAACGTTAACTGGTAAATATGGTGAAGACTCTAAGCTTATTTATGATCTAGCAGACCAAGGTGGAGAGCTTTTGTCACTACGTTATGATCTGACT GTACCATTTGCTCGATACCTTGCTATGAACAAAGTTACCAATATTAAACGTTACCATATAGCTAAAGTGTATCGTAGAGATAATCCAGCAATGAACCGGGGAAGATTCAGGGAATTTTACCAGTGT gattttGATATTGCAGGTCAGTATGATCCAATGTTGCCTGATGCAGAATGTATTAAGATAGTTGTAGAGATCTTGTCTAGTTTGGATGTTGGAGAGTTTGTTGTTAAG GTAAATCACAGAAAACTCTTAGATGGCATGTTTGCTGCTTGTGGTGTTCCTGATGACAAATTTAGACCCATCTGTTCTTCTGTGGACAAATTAGATAAG ACATTCTGGGATGACGTCAGATCAGAAATGGTTGATGAAAAGGGGCTGGACCCCAAATCTGCTGATATGATTGGAGAATATGTCAGATATAAAG GAGGGTTAGAGCTAGTGAAAGAATTACTAAATGATCAAAATCTTAAGTCACAAAAAAATGCATTAGAGGGTCTGGAGGATCTCAAACTTTTATTAACTTACTGTGACTCTATTGGTGTCACAAATAAG GTCATCTTTGATATGAGTCTTGCAAGAGGTCTTGACTATTATACTGGTGTTATATATGAAGCTATTCTAACAG GTCACACAGTCCAACTGTCTGATCAAACAGGCGAGGAATCTGTTGGAGTTGGTAGTGTAGCTGGTGGAGGTCGTTACGATGGCCTTGTAGGCATGTTTGATGCCAAAGGAAAGAAAGTTCCTTGTGTGGGTGTTAGTATTGGCATCGAAAGACTTTTCTCTATAATGGAAGCTAAGGCTCag GCAGCTCAGACAAAGATTCGTACAACAGAGACTGAGGTTTATGTGATAGCAGCTCAAAAGAACATGGTAGAAGAGAGATTGAAGTTGACTAACGCATTATGGGATGCTGACATTAAG ACTGAACagtcttacaaaaaaaatacaaaaatgttgaGTGAATTCCAGTTTTGTGAACAACGAGGAATACCATTAGCAGTCATCATTGGTCAGTCAGAAATAGAATCTGGAGTTGTGAAATTGAAGGTTATTGGCTCAAGAGAAGAG AGAGAAGTCCCACGAGCAAACATgatagaagagataaagaatACTTTAGCATCCATTAAAGTAGCTAAAGAACAAAATAACCAGAAAGAAAGTTAG
- the LOC106051560 gene encoding histidine--tRNA ligase, cytoplasmic-like isoform X1, with protein MDKCDLCREKSVPLSEVDLDNMEQCDGGIHKSIKINSVKTNKKTKITAEVNKLVDLKKQLNEDGPKKFVLKTPKGTRDFSPEQMAIREGVFNNIIACFKRHGAETIDTPVFELKETLTGKYGEDSKLIYDLADQGGELLSLRYDLTVPFARYLAMNKVTNIKRYHIAKVYRRDNPAMNRGRFREFYQCDFDIAGQYDPMLPDAECIKIVVEILSSLDVGEFVVKVNHRKLLDGMFAACGVPDDKFRPICSSVDKLDKTFWDDVRSEMVDEKGLDPKSADMIGEYVRYKGGLELVKELLNDQNLKSQKNALEGLEDLKLLLTYCDSIGVTNKVIFDMSLARGLDYYTGVIYEAILTGHTVQLSDQTGEESVGVGSVAGGGRYDGLVGMFDAKGKKVPCVGVSIGIERLFSIMEAKAQAAQTKIRTTETEVYVIAAQKNMVEERLKLTNALWDADIKTEQSYKKNTKMLSEFQFCEQRGIPLAVIIGQSEIESGVVKLKVIGSREEREVPRANMIEEIKNTLASIKVAKEQNNQKES; from the exons ATGGATAAGTGTGACCTGTGCCGTGAGAAGAGTGTGCCTCTGAGTGAGGTCGATTTGGACAACATGGAGCAGTGTGACGGGGGAATACACAAAAGCATTAAGATAAACAGTGTCAAaacaaataagaaaacaaag ATTACTGCTGAAGTTAACAAGCTAGTTGACCTAAAAAAGCAACTAAATGAAGATGGACCCAAGAAATTTGTACTCAAAACCCCAAAG GGTACAAGAGATTTTTCACCAGAGCAAATGGCAATACGAGAAGGTGTCTTCAACAACATCATAGCATGTTTTAAACGTCATGGTGCTGAAACTATAGACACACCAGTCTTTGAGCTCAAG gaAACGTTAACTGGTAAATATGGTGAAGACTCTAAGCTTATTTATGATCTAGCAGACCAAGGTGGAGAGCTTTTGTCACTACGTTATGATCTGACT GTACCATTTGCTCGATACCTTGCTATGAACAAAGTTACCAATATTAAACGTTACCATATAGCTAAAGTGTATCGTAGAGATAATCCAGCAATGAACCGGGGAAGATTCAGGGAATTTTACCAGTGT gattttGATATTGCAGGTCAGTATGATCCAATGTTGCCTGATGCAGAATGTATTAAGATAGTTGTAGAGATCTTGTCTAGTTTGGATGTTGGAGAGTTTGTTGTTAAG GTAAATCACAGAAAACTCTTAGATGGCATGTTTGCTGCTTGTGGTGTTCCTGATGACAAATTTAGACCCATCTGTTCTTCTGTGGACAAATTAGATAAG ACATTCTGGGATGACGTCAGATCAGAAATGGTTGATGAAAAGGGGCTGGACCCCAAATCTGCTGATATGATTGGAGAATATGTCAGATATAAAG GAGGGTTAGAGCTAGTGAAAGAATTACTAAATGATCAAAATCTTAAGTCACAAAAAAATGCATTAGAGGGTCTGGAGGATCTCAAACTTTTATTAACTTACTGTGACTCTATTGGTGTCACAAATAAG GTCATCTTTGATATGAGTCTTGCAAGAGGTCTTGACTATTATACTGGTGTTATATATGAAGCTATTCTAACAG GTCACACAGTCCAACTGTCTGATCAAACAGGCGAGGAATCTGTTGGAGTTGGTAGTGTAGCTGGTGGAGGTCGTTACGATGGCCTTGTAGGCATGTTTGATGCCAAAGGAAAGAAAGTTCCTTGTGTGGGTGTTAGTATTGGCATCGAAAGACTTTTCTCTATAATGGAAGCTAAGGCTCag GCAGCTCAGACAAAGATTCGTACAACAGAGACTGAGGTTTATGTGATAGCAGCTCAAAAGAACATGGTAGAAGAGAGATTGAAGTTGACTAACGCATTATGGGATGCTGACATTAAG ACTGAACagtcttacaaaaaaaatacaaaaatgttgaGTGAATTCCAGTTTTGTGAACAACGAGGAATACCATTAGCAGTCATCATTGGTCAGTCAGAAATAGAATCTGGAGTTGTGAAATTGAAGGTTATTGGCTCAAGAGAAGAG AGAGAAGTCCCACGAGCAAACATgatagaagagataaagaatACTTTAGCATCCATTAAAGTAGCTAAAGAACAAAATAACCAGAAAGAAAGTTAG
- the LOC106051560 gene encoding histidine--tRNA ligase, cytoplasmic-like isoform X3 encodes MADTDKKKLEEQIKLQGEIVRKLKAENADKELITAEVNKLVDLKKQLNEDGPKKFVLKTPKGTRDFSPEQMAIREGVFNNIIACFKRHGAETIDTPVFELKETLTGKYGEDSKLIYDLADQGGELLSLRYDLTVPFARYLAMNKVTNIKRYHIAKVYRRDNPAMNRGRFREFYQCDFDIAGQYDPMLPDAECIKIVVEILSSLDVGEFVVKVNHRKLLDGMFAACGVPDDKFRPICSSVDKLDKTFWDDVRSEMVDEKGLDPKSADMIGEYVRYKGGLELVKELLNDQNLKSQKNALEGLEDLKLLLTYCDSIGVTNKVIFDMSLARGLDYYTGVIYEAILTGHTVQLSDQTGEESVGVGSVAGGGRYDGLVGMFDAKGKKVPCVGVSIGIERLFSIMEAKAQAAQTKIRTTETEVYVIAAQKNMVEERLKLTNALWDADIKTEQSYKKNTKMLSEFQFCEQRGIPLAVIIGQSEIESGVVKLKVIGSREEREVPRANMIEEIKNTLASIKVAKEQNNQKES; translated from the exons TCGTGAGAAAACTGAAAGCTGAGAATGCAGATAAAGAACTG ATTACTGCTGAAGTTAACAAGCTAGTTGACCTAAAAAAGCAACTAAATGAAGATGGACCCAAGAAATTTGTACTCAAAACCCCAAAG GGTACAAGAGATTTTTCACCAGAGCAAATGGCAATACGAGAAGGTGTCTTCAACAACATCATAGCATGTTTTAAACGTCATGGTGCTGAAACTATAGACACACCAGTCTTTGAGCTCAAG gaAACGTTAACTGGTAAATATGGTGAAGACTCTAAGCTTATTTATGATCTAGCAGACCAAGGTGGAGAGCTTTTGTCACTACGTTATGATCTGACT GTACCATTTGCTCGATACCTTGCTATGAACAAAGTTACCAATATTAAACGTTACCATATAGCTAAAGTGTATCGTAGAGATAATCCAGCAATGAACCGGGGAAGATTCAGGGAATTTTACCAGTGT gattttGATATTGCAGGTCAGTATGATCCAATGTTGCCTGATGCAGAATGTATTAAGATAGTTGTAGAGATCTTGTCTAGTTTGGATGTTGGAGAGTTTGTTGTTAAG GTAAATCACAGAAAACTCTTAGATGGCATGTTTGCTGCTTGTGGTGTTCCTGATGACAAATTTAGACCCATCTGTTCTTCTGTGGACAAATTAGATAAG ACATTCTGGGATGACGTCAGATCAGAAATGGTTGATGAAAAGGGGCTGGACCCCAAATCTGCTGATATGATTGGAGAATATGTCAGATATAAAG GAGGGTTAGAGCTAGTGAAAGAATTACTAAATGATCAAAATCTTAAGTCACAAAAAAATGCATTAGAGGGTCTGGAGGATCTCAAACTTTTATTAACTTACTGTGACTCTATTGGTGTCACAAATAAG GTCATCTTTGATATGAGTCTTGCAAGAGGTCTTGACTATTATACTGGTGTTATATATGAAGCTATTCTAACAG GTCACACAGTCCAACTGTCTGATCAAACAGGCGAGGAATCTGTTGGAGTTGGTAGTGTAGCTGGTGGAGGTCGTTACGATGGCCTTGTAGGCATGTTTGATGCCAAAGGAAAGAAAGTTCCTTGTGTGGGTGTTAGTATTGGCATCGAAAGACTTTTCTCTATAATGGAAGCTAAGGCTCag GCAGCTCAGACAAAGATTCGTACAACAGAGACTGAGGTTTATGTGATAGCAGCTCAAAAGAACATGGTAGAAGAGAGATTGAAGTTGACTAACGCATTATGGGATGCTGACATTAAG ACTGAACagtcttacaaaaaaaatacaaaaatgttgaGTGAATTCCAGTTTTGTGAACAACGAGGAATACCATTAGCAGTCATCATTGGTCAGTCAGAAATAGAATCTGGAGTTGTGAAATTGAAGGTTATTGGCTCAAGAGAAGAG AGAGAAGTCCCACGAGCAAACATgatagaagagataaagaatACTTTAGCATCCATTAAAGTAGCTAAAGAACAAAATAACCAGAAAGAAAGTTAG
- the LOC106051561 gene encoding uncharacterized protein LOC106051561 isoform X3, with the protein MVVGKADIKMAKVQVAAFITTNVDSKSINESFLSSCSIMVSKLFYTDVQYVTLELQTNVTMMRAASIAPMLNLKLFHNSDKVDNSSKHDLAKQVASWFAKHLRIPEDRVLVLFIDTRLCNAE; encoded by the exons ATGGTGGTCGGCAAAG CAGACATAAAAATGGCTAAAGTCCAGGTGGCAGCTTTCATCACCACAAATGTTGATAGTAAATCTATAAATGAAAGTTTTCTGTCATCTTGTTCCATTATGGTGTCCAAGCTGTTTTACACTGACGTTCAA TACGTCACACTAGAACTCCAGACCAATGTCACTATGATGAGGGCTGCGTCCATTGCTCCCATGCTTAATCTAAAGCTCTTCCACAACTCAGACAAGGTAGACAACTCTAGTAAACATGATCTGGCTAAGCAAGTAGCTAGCTGGTTCGCCAAGCATTTAAGGATACCAGAAGACAG GGTGCTGGTATTATTCATTGACACAAGGTTATGTAATGCAGAATGA
- the LOC106051561 gene encoding uncharacterized protein LOC106051561 isoform X2: MPRIYIQKNMRKQWTTDAMAAAITAVRNKEMGYLKASKTFGVPRATLERKVKCIDAPLSEVVNVPLGRKPILSPHIEAELVSYITEMESRLFGVTCTDVRRMAYQLAKKNNIKTNFNIDNEMAGKDWLASFLTRHPQLSLQEEQCMQCVSCNKWWHTKCAAAESDIKMAKVQVAAFITTNVDSKSINESFLSSCSIMVSKLFYTDVQYVTLELQTNVTMMRAASIAPMLNLKLFHNSDKVDNSSKHDLAKQVASWFAKHLRIPEDRVLVLFIDTRLCNAE, encoded by the exons atgCCACGAATATACATCCAGAAAAATATGAGAAAGCAGTGGACAACTGATGCAATGGCTGCAGCAATTACTGCAGTTAGAAACAAAGAAATGGGCTATTTAAAAGCCAGCAAAACTTTTGGTGTTCCTAGGGCAACTTTAGAGCGTAAGGTAAAATGCATTGATGCACCACTCAGTGAAGTGGTGAATGTTCCCTTAGGGAGAAAGCCAATATTGTCACCTCATATTGAAGCGGAATTAGTCAGTTATATAACTGAAATGGAGTCAAGACTGTTTGGTGTAACTTGCACTGATGTGCGAAGAATGGCTTATCAgctagctaaaaaaaacaatattaagaCAAATTTCAATATTGACAATGAAATGGCAGGCAAAGACTGGCTAGCATCATTTCTAACTAGGCACCCACAACTTTCTTTGCAAGAAGAACAATGTATGCAGTGTGTATCATGCAATAAATGGTGGCACACTAAATGCGCTGCGGCAGAATCAG ACATAAAAATGGCTAAAGTCCAGGTGGCAGCTTTCATCACCACAAATGTTGATAGTAAATCTATAAATGAAAGTTTTCTGTCATCTTGTTCCATTATGGTGTCCAAGCTGTTTTACACTGACGTTCAA TACGTCACACTAGAACTCCAGACCAATGTCACTATGATGAGGGCTGCGTCCATTGCTCCCATGCTTAATCTAAAGCTCTTCCACAACTCAGACAAGGTAGACAACTCTAGTAAACATGATCTGGCTAAGCAAGTAGCTAGCTGGTTCGCCAAGCATTTAAGGATACCAGAAGACAG GGTGCTGGTATTATTCATTGACACAAGGTTATGTAATGCAGAATGA